The Gloeocapsa sp. DLM2.Bin57 genome has a window encoding:
- a CDS encoding DNA-binding response regulator: MSYSLSVTTQNVLLVNTDEPFWQSASDSLKEVGYNPIPLYHLEQVINQVQVLDPAMLIFDYNFTGTDGLELTRDLRNQGYHFPILMLSSLETLETRIACLDSGADDYLVKPIHPKNFQQILGIYLQPQKVINEELHFGELILDLNTRRLLRQGEIIDLTMKEFELLKYLMSHPKEILTREQILENVWGYDFHGESNVIEVYIRYLRLKIEQQGQKRIIHTIRGVGYVLKE, translated from the coding sequence ATGTCTTATTCTCTTTCGGTTACAACTCAAAACGTGCTCTTAGTCAACACTGATGAGCCTTTTTGGCAATCAGCTAGTGATAGTCTCAAGGAAGTGGGTTATAATCCTATCCCTCTTTATCATCTTGAACAGGTAATTAATCAAGTTCAAGTTTTAGATCCTGCTATGCTTATTTTTGATTATAACTTTACAGGTACAGATGGACTAGAGCTTACTCGTGATTTAAGAAATCAGGGTTATCACTTTCCAATTTTAATGCTCAGTAGTTTAGAAACTCTAGAAACAAGGATAGCTTGTTTAGACTCAGGGGCTGATGATTATCTGGTTAAACCTATACACCCGAAAAACTTCCAACAGATTTTAGGAATTTATCTCCAACCCCAAAAAGTTATTAACGAAGAGTTACACTTTGGGGAATTAATCTTAGATTTAAATACTCGCCGACTCTTACGTCAGGGTGAGATCATTGATTTAACAATGAAAGAGTTTGAGTTACTCAAATATCTGATGTCTCACCCCAAAGAGATTTTAACTAGGGAACAAATTTTAGAAAATGTTTGGGGTTACGATTTTCACGGTGAATCCAACGTCATTGAGGTGTATATTCGTTACCTGCGTCTTAAAATAGAACAACAGGGACAAAAACGGATTATTCACACCATTAGAGGGGTTGGTTATGTTTTGAAAGAGTGA
- a CDS encoding anti-sigma factor antagonist, which yields MSLQIEYFQPVGILDGTKSEEFKQNIAHLIAKGAKTILIDFQEVTFMDSSGLGALVLALKNARSAEVKVYVCSINEQIKMLFELTSMDSALEIFSNREEFEAKFLKD from the coding sequence GTAGGGATTCTAGATGGGACAAAATCAGAAGAATTTAAACAAAATATAGCTCACTTGATTGCCAAAGGTGCAAAAACGATTTTAATCGACTTCCAGGAGGTAACCTTTATGGATAGTTCGGGATTGGGTGCGTTAGTACTAGCTTTGAAAAACGCGCGATCTGCTGAAGTTAAAGTCTATGTTTGCTCTATTAATGAACAAATCAAGATGTTATTTGAGTTAACCAGTATGGATAGCGCGTTGGAGATTTTCTCTAATCGTGAAGAATTCGAGGCTAAATTTCTCAAGGATTAA